tttaatatgtgCGCATGTTATCGCTTCAGGTTTATAATGTCCTTCCATCAATATCAGCTATAACTGGCGTATCTCCTCAACGATATTTATGGCGTATTAGCATAGCATTACATATTGGACCTCGTTTAGTTATTGCCGGTGTATATcactcatattattataaaatactcAAAACTTTAGAAGATGTACCTAGCAGAATTATGGGATGTAGACTATTAAATTTATGCTATTGGTTAAATATTGCTGAGGTAGCTGCTTTAAGTGGCGTaacatatatatcaaatagaGAGAATTATCgtaagtaaaaatattctatgctTTCATTTAGTTTAATGAATTCAAGACGATTCAATAgtgcattattatcatttaaaatttaattaatatacaatttctATACAATTTGTTaagatgatgataacaatgaaaCGTTTTGTTGACAATAGTGCtaatatacaattaattaaaatcaaattaagtacattagaaaatattaacttttacaagtgtaattgaaattatcttgtttttttttttttctttttttctttttttcttttttgaattaattcaaaattataatttgttcaaattatttttcagcTGTACACGAGAAGATTTTTATCGTGTTCATGTTCAgctctctctcatatatgcTGACATCAGTAAGATTAGGCCGTCTTGTTACTCCTAATGCACAAAGTCTTCAATACAAACAGGCATTGTTTGTTACAAGCGTGATCAGTACGGTTGGacttattatcttctttttaaaacatCGGCTGTTATGTCACGACTTGGGTaagaacattttcattttaattattcataatttataGCTTATGTAAGATGTTGTAAAGTgcctttttcattataattatacattgaatctattttcttaatcgatacttatcttaattaatcttttttgcCTTTTCCACTTAGCATTTAGTTGGTTCTCATTATGCGAATACGTGATAGCCTCTGCAAATATGGGATTTCACTTTACCGTGATCTTAGACTTTCCAAAAGAACAGCTGGTTGTAGGTCATGGATTACCTGCCACGAAGGtggattaattttatagaataatttataattttgattgTCGTCTTAAAGTACCTACTGTCACTACCTGGAAGTGCTGTTctgttcattttatatttttaatctaaaaagtaatgagaattttattattatgacgcATAAAGTGATTTTTAAaagtttcttatttatatgatcatattattctcaatgaattaatatcaaattatttttaaacgacTCAAAGTGACTGTtactttgattttttctttctttcttttttctttttttttttttttttttttataattaatcatcCTTTccaattaaacaaataaaatcatttataaagtGAGAGGTAGCAgagatgatatttattaatataaataatgaaagaaacataGCGCTTCCATAGTAAGGCACTGGGGTTACTTACGATGAATCTTCTAATGGCCTtccaataacaattattagtaAAGAAAAACATCGTAGTGACTATAATTAAACAAGTGTATTACATATAAACAGCACATGGTATATAGTATAGTAAGGTCAGATATATTAGCACactaaattgaatttttcacgGAGAAAAGGTCCATTATacgaagaatgaaaagaaatttcattctatagaattgaaaaagttttatctTTGTAGAGATTTTTTGAAAGTGGAGATTCTAGTCGATCGCATAAAGTCTAGTCGCTACGTTTTTCAATcgctttatatataatgtagagaaaacattattttgtatgttcaaattcattgttataagaaacatatacatatatacatatatatatacacatatatatatatatatatgtgtgtgtgtgcgtgtgtatagagaaagagtgagaaagagaaagagaaatgcatTTACGTCGATGTAATTTAGAACTATGAAAATTTTACGTTCATCAAATGAACGTTACAATGAGAtctgaaatttattatccaataaaatatcttctaATTAATATCTTGTTGATGAAAGATCATCGAGGCTAGGAGATATGTATGTGTAGGAAACAGGGCTTATAAGGTTAGATTTTAAGATAACCAAAATGATTTCTGTGAGATCTAATTACGAgactaattattataaaatacgaCACGTAAATGTAATACGAAGTTTAGGATGTAGTTCctatgtttttaacattagcacataaatatttacgatttatatatatatatatatatatacttacatacatatatatatatataatatgtacatatacatgtatatatgtatatatatgaatataaatatatatatatatatatatatctatatatacatacatacatagtattcgatatttcaatataattgcGTCATTTTAAGGATAATTAACAGAATTTATTTGAGAAGAGTATGCTCGAAGAGGAATcgcaaaagaaaggaaaaaagaaaagaaaagagaaaaaaaaaaataaaaaaagaaataattctgCGATCCCTCGTTATATAACATCTGACCAAGGGATGAAATTTGAAACAATATTTGTAACAAACacttgtatgtatgtgtgttgaACTTTCGAACCAAAAAAaccttattaacaatataaaaacaagATCCTTTTGATTCATGTAAGATATTCTTCGTATATTCCGCAAGCATGACAATTTTATAGAACGATGTTATTATATACGCATTTGCCGAATTAATTAGTTTTGTGAGAGTCAACTTatcgtacacatacatacatacatgcatacataaaatacatacatacatacatatgtatttcttCGTCGTAATAACATGTGAAAACTTTACGTTCCAAGATAAtcgtatgtatgatgtattattattattattatatataatatacaccaTAATAGATCGTGCGTATATATTACACGACGATTTAGAAAAACATCTGTTTTTTGCACATTTTTATACACACAAATACTATCTAACTATtctctatatattttaatatgagAATCTCTTCTTAGATTACTTGTCAAAACAATAAACCACCGACATGTTCGCcagcatatttattatatataatgagacGATGATTATGAAAGTGGTTTGAGTtaaaaattgacaaaaaagaaaaagaaaaaaaaagaaaaaatttcgtttatttaagcaatagatataattaatatcattcccATATGAATTAAGgagagaattaattttttcttttttattttattttattttattttttttttttttttattttattttatttctttttttcaatttttaaattataccaCGCTCTCATAATTATCggctcatacatatatatatacatatatatatatactattaattaCTATATGAGTTAGCATTGTAAAAGTGGTCTAACGTAaatcaaggttaaaaaaaaaaattaatttattggaTAATTCGTATAATTAGATCATTgctatatgaattatatattaaactaatttcctttttttttttctttttctttttctttttttttcaatgttttacTTCATAATCATCGACTCGTATAGtaataacgtatataaagATTCTTTCTATACAAAAGCTACATATGACATGTGATTCGAATAAATGCATGCCAttgtcaataattataataaagaaaagagaaaaggaagaatcaaatgaaaacgaaagaaaaaatgtccaAACGCCGGCGAGATGTCATTGGTTTATATCGTAATTCTctgagaataatttttttttttttttttttttttttttttactccttttCATCGTCATTAAGTGTTGAACAAACAATGATTAAATGATCAATGATCATGGTCGGTTTATTCGATGTTATCGAAACGTTCAAATCCGTGCCAAGTGATGCactaaagataacaataatacaacaTTTTCGCGTTTCATATTGATATcgaattgtataataaatgcTTGGTAAACTATTATCATTCTTCGGTGATAAGATCTTTATTGAATCACTTGTTTCTCGTGCCTGATATCGAGCGCTaccatatcgataataatatacatacacacaacatGCACTCATTTATATGCACACgtatatacgcacatacatacatacgtacgtgtgtacgtatgtacataaatacattacatagatacataattgcatacatacataaaaaaaatttcatttgacaCGGCCCGTTTGCTTTTAGTACGAACAATTTTCAAGACATTTTTcaagacgagaaagaaagaaagaaaaaaaaaaaagaaacaagaaaagaaaaaaaaaaagaaaaaagagcacGGAATGATCGCGATTTGTTATATCACAATGTCATTCCCTTAGTGTCAGATCTaaactctctatctctgttaaaggaaataaagaagttttaaacgaaaaaaaaaatggagagagagagagagagagagagtgagatagtgagagaaagaagaaggaaaaaagacgcacgaaagaggaaaaagaaaatcaatcaaaattatatacagGGTTGACGTACGATAAATGAATTCTTTATCGTCGTCGcgtaagaattttttaaaaattcctttttcttatttctttttctttcttcattattttacatctattattattattattattactaattattattgttattattattattattattattattattattatttaaaatacgatATACGCATTATGATACTATAATTGCTACGAAGATACTATGTTTCGATAAACAAGTAAGATAAATGCAAGAAATCTCTGGCACGATCGAgacgattaagaaaaaaatgatcgagtGCCAAGCAAAAATAGTTATCTAAAGACGAAATGATATAGATCCTTGACACGAGTGTcaaaatctttatttaatcGATGTCACTCACTTGGCACTTCGACTCTGGCAGAAATTAGGCTAAATTTGTCACacattaaaaagagaaagagagagagagagagagagagagagagagataaatctATAAC
The genomic region above belongs to Vespa crabro chromosome 2, iyVesCrab1.2, whole genome shotgun sequence and contains:
- the LOC124421577 gene encoding post-GPI attachment to proteins factor 2-like gives rise to the protein MMNNTKMMNNTSMELNNVGGSKSSVYLVISFKRLCMSTVCLPLFSLIFCFVTAYIFQQDDIHETHCKVYNVLPSISAITGVSPQRYLWRISIALHIGPRLVIAGVYHSYYYKILKTLEDVPSRIMGCRLLNLCYWLNIAEVAALSGVTYISNRENYPVHEKIFIVFMFSSLSYMLTSVRLGRLVTPNAQSLQYKQALFVTSVISTVGLIIFFLKHRLLCHDLAFSWFSLCEYVIASANMGFHFTVILDFPKEQLVVGHGLPATKVD